The Planctomycetota bacterium region TCCCCCACGACTCAGGAACCCCGCGCCTCGAGCGCGCGGGCCGAGGGCGCAGCTGCCAGGCCGCCGCGCGCCGTGCAGCGCAACTCGGCGGGAAGCATGCACCCGGAAGCATACACAGCATCAATCGTCTCGTCCAGCGGGATTGGGTTTTCGTACCCGCCAAGGATGAGGTCTGCGCACAGAAACGCATTCGCTGCCGCGGCAGCGTTGCGCGTGTGGCAGGGGATCTCGACGATGCCCTGCACGAGATCGCACACCGAGCCCATGGTGTTCTGGAATGCGATGGCGGCGGCGTCAGCGGCCTGGTCGGCTCGAGCGCCGACGGCGTCGGCCACGGCCGCGGCGGCCATGGCGCCCGCCGCGCCGATCTCCACCTGGCAGCCGGCCACCTCGGCCGCGAAGGTAGCCCGGTTCGCCACGACCACGCCGATCGCCCCTGCGGCGAGGAGGGCCAGCGCGGCCCGCTCGCGGCTGACGCCCAGCTCCGCCATCAGCGTGGCGAGCACGGCGGGCAGAACACCGGCCGAGCCGCCCGTGGGCGCGGCGCACACCACGCCCCCGCCGCTGCTCACGTGCATGGCGGCCAAGGCGCGGGCAGCGGCTCGCGCGTGCAGGCCGCCGGCGGCCAGCCGGCCCTCGCGCTCGGCACGCAGCACGCGGCCTGCGCTGGCGTCGAGCAGGCGCATGGCGGGCGGCGCCGTCAGACCGAGTTCGACCGCGTCCAGCATGACGTCCAGCCGGCGCCCCATCTCGGCCAGCACCGCGCTCTCTGGCAGCGCGAGGAGTCGTGCCTCGTACTCGAGGGCAGTCTGCCCAAGCGAGATGCCCTGCTGAAGGCTCATGGCGGCCATCTCGGCCGCCGATGCGAAGCCCGGTTCGCCTGCCGGCACAAAGAACACCGGCTCGCACGCCCACACGACCCGCACGCCGCGCGTCGCGGCCAGACGCTCCTGCGCCTCGTGCGCCAGCCGCTCCCGCCGCCGCGCCCACACCAGGCACAGGCCTCGGAACTCCTGGCATTGCGCCTCACCCATCAAAGCCCCGTCGGCGCCCAGCAGTGCCACGGCCTCGCTTGCCGCACACGGCTCCGCCTCGACCGCGACCTCCCAGGCATCCCCCGTGAAGCACACAGGCCAGCCGCCCAGGCGCACAAACTCCACGGCCCCTCCCCCCACCGAGTTGGCACGAGCGGAGAGCGTGCGGCCATCCGCGGCGGCCAATTCCACCTCCACGGCGTTCGGGTGGCCGGCGCCGGCCAGCGGCTGCTCCAAGAACTCCACCCGCATACCCGCCTGTGCGGCGCCAGCCAGAGCGCTCGGGAAGCGATCATCCGTGATTCGCCAGCCGAGCAGGCCCGCCGCGAACGCCTTGTCGGCTCCCTGGCTCCGATAGCACTTGGCGTATGAGCCGCCAGGGTCGAACGCGAATCGCGCACGGATGGGTGCGCGCCCCAACATCGAGCGCGCCATTGCCGCAATGTGGAACGCCCCTGCCGTGTGCGAACTCGAAGGCCCCCGCATCACGGGGCCTATCACACGGTTGAATACGCTGGCACCGCGCATGCTATCCCCTTCGGCACTGTTCACGCGATGCCCCATTGATACCCGCCATCGCAATCGCTGTCAAGGGCTACCCGTCCTGACTCGGCGCTCCGCCGGGCTCGAAGCGCAGAAGGCAATGAGGTCGCCTGGGCGGCTGGCAAGTCACCCGGCTGAGATCCCCATTGCTCGAGCCGTTCGGAGACACGACGCGGGGACCTGCCGTGATGAACAAACCCCTTGACATCTGGCGTATTCCTGGTAAAATCGGCTCTTAGGCATCGCGCGGGCGAGCCCAGAGCGGAGCGCATCTCACCGACGCTTATAGCGCGGGACGCGCTCATAGATGTAACGCATCGTGACATCAGGTGATCGGCCGCCATAGCTCATAAGCCTTTGCGACGTATACACATATGATTGTTGCTGCGCACGTGCGCATCGTATCGTTACAGTCCGCATGATTGGTGATGGTGCACCGGGATTGCGACTGGTGCCATAAGGAGCCATAACCACCAGTCAGTTCGACACTTAGAAAATCACGCTGATTTGCCGGAGTCCTTCAGACGCGGCACGCAAATTGCTCCGCTGACCTCAAGAGGTTGGGGGTGAGGGAGCAGGCAGTTCGCTGGCCGTCTGGAGGACAAGCCGTGGCCACACAGCTTCAGCAGCCCGTCGTCTCCGGTGCCCCGGCGCACGCTGATCTCGCGGCCGTGATCCGACAGCAGTTCCTCTTCGAAACCTACGAGGAGATCGCCCGGCAAGCTGCGGTGACGCCTGAAGAGGTCGAGACCCGTTTCAGGGAGTTGTTCGGCTGTGGCATCCGCCGAAAGCGCCTCGAAGTTCGACAGGCCTATATTGCAAGCGGCCCGCGCCTCACGGACGGCGAGATCGGCGAGCGGCTGGGGATCTCGCGCAAGCAAGTCGTTGAGATCCGCTCCCGGCTCCGCGCCGGCGGCCTCTATGATGGCCGAAAGCCCGGGCTCCCGACCCGCGATGGCCTGGAGCGGCGCCGCAGCCGTCACCGCTACATTCTCGAACACTATGGCGCGCAGACGAAGCAGCAGATGGCCGAGGCACTGGGCGTCTCGGCCGAGACCATCCGATTGGACTTCAATGACTTGCGTCGGCGCGGCTACGTCCAGCCCCTCTACAAGTGCCGCCTGGAGTATGTCGCCGCGCATCCGGGCGCGCCCGAGCGGCACCTTGCGCGCGACTTGGGGATCAGCATCTACGGTGTCCGGTTCATCAAGCGCAAGCTCCGAAAGCTGAGGGACACAATGAACCTCCTCCGCTGCCAGGTCGAGAAGGAAATCAAGACCCGCTATGCTCCCGCCACCGGCGAGTACATCGTCGAGTGCATGCGGAGAGCCCTCAACGTGCTCGAGCTTCCCCAACAGCTCGTGCTGCTTGAGGCCGCCGGGCGCTTCAAAGATGCGGAGCTTCAGCCCATCTTCTGGCACATTCTGCGCACCGACGTTCAGGGCCGCGCCCGCATGATCCGCAAGATCGAGTCCGGCGTCACCGACCTCAAGGAACTCGAGCGCACCAACTGAGCCCCAACCGCCCCCCGCTTGGCCCGTCCGCCCCCCAGGCAGACGGGTCAAGTCATGTTTTCGGCTCATCGCGGTCCAGCGAGCCCGACTTGGCCGCCGTCGCGCGGCTCGGAACGGGCGCTGCGCCGTCAGCCCTGCCGCCATAACCATATTCACCACAAAGTCTTACGCACCCAGGCATCGCTCCTCATATACTTGCTCATCCCACAAGTGAGCGGGAATGGCCGGAGCCACGAGAATCGCCAATCCTCGCCCATCTACCCATACTCGCTCACTTCCCCCCTCTCAGGGTTGAGCAAGTATGGCCGGAGCGCTCCCACCAGACACTCGGCAGCGCCCTCCAGCGGAGCCGCCAGGTAGGATGGACCGTCCATGCCCGCATCCCCCACCACGCCACTCGACCCAGAATCGCCAGACCCTCAAGAGCCATGCCTTGGAGGGGGCAGCCCCTGCTCTCGCCTGGCATCTCGTGGACCAACACGCGGCATCCCTGGCGGCGCGCGGCTCCACGGCGAGTGGCAGGGGTGGGCAACCGTCACTTGCAGTTTGACCCAGGACGCCTGTGCGCATAGACTGACGGTAAGGTGGGAGCATCCGGCCCCGGGCCCCCTGCGCCCATAGACGCCTGGGTTCCGAGGCTCGCCCCGCGATCTGGCCAACTATTCGAGGGCTGAGTTGTGAGAGCATCCCGCGGCCACTTGCCGTTGACGGCTGAGCGTCGAAGTTCCCGTCGGTCCCTGACGATGGAGCCTCTCGAGCCGAGAGTGCTGCTCTCGGCGTCTGACACGGCGCTCCAGCTCTTCAGCGCTTCGCCGGCGCTGTTTGCGCCCAATGAGGGGCAGTGGGCGGATGAGGCGGTGCGCTTCGTCCACAGCAGCGGGGGCGCCACTGTGGCGCTGACCGACTCCGGGCCCGTCTTCCAGCTCTTCTCTGTGGGCGGGGCGTCCCTGCCCCGCGATGGCGGGGTGAACGTCGCCCAGTTCTCCGTCGCCTTCGAGGGGGCGAATCTGGTCACGCCCGTGGGCAAGGACCCCTCGCAGGCAGTCCACAACTACTACGTCGGCGACCCGGCGACCTGGCGCACCGACGTGCCGACGTTCGAGACCGTGGCCTACCTGGGCCTCTGGGACGGGATTGATCTGTTGACGTGGGGCCGCCGCGACGGGCTGAAGTATGAGTTCCACGTCGCGCCCGGCGCGGACCCCGGGCAGATTCGGCTGCGCTATACGGGCATCGAGGGCCTGTCCCTCGACGAGAGCGGCGCGCTGCACATCGCCACGGCGCTCGGCGAGGTGGTGGACGCCGCCCCCGTCATCTACCAGGTGATTGGCAGCCAGCGCGTCGAGGTCGCGGGCGCGTTCCAACTGCTGGACCCGAGCACCTGTGCATTCATCATCACCGGCCCCTACGACCCGCAGGCCGAGCTGGTGATTGACCCGGCGATCGCCTGGTCGAGCTACCTCGGCGGGTCGGACCTGGATGTGGGCTACGGGATCGCGGTGGATGGCGGGGGGGACGTCTTCATTACTGGCACCACGTTCTCCTCGAACTTTCCCTCGGGCGGGGGCTTCGACACCTCGCGGAGCGGCACCAATGATGCCTTCGTCACCAAGGTGAGCGCGGCCGGCACCCTCCTCTGGTCCACTTTCCTCGGGGGCTCCGACTTCGAGGGCGGCTACGAGATCGCCGTGGACGCGGCGGGCGACGCCGTCATCACGGGCGAGACGTACTCGAGCAACTTCCCCACGCTGAACGCGTTCCAGGACAAGCGGAAGGGCGGCTTCGATGCGTTCGTCACCAAGGTGAGCGGGGCGGGCACCCTGCTCTGGTCCAGCTACCTGGGCGGCGGCGACGACGATGCGGGCTGGGCGATCGCCGTGGACAACGCGGGCGACGCCTTCATCACGGGCCGCACGGCCTCGTCCGGCTTCCCCGCCGATGGCGGATTCGACGACAGCTACAACGGCGGCACCTACGACGCCTTCGTCACCAAGGTGAGCAGCGCGGGAGTCTTGCTGTGGTCCAGCTTCCTCGGCGGCTCGAACCAGGACGAGGGGCGTCGCATCGCGGTGGACGCGGCGGGCAATGCCTTGCTCACGGGCCGGACCCTCTCGAAGAACTTCCCCACCCCCGGGGGCTTCGACACCTCGTATGGCGGGGGCGCGAGCTTCGACGCCTTCGTCACCAAGGTGAGCGGCGCGGGGGCACTGCTCTGGTCCAGCTTCCTGGGAGGGTCCAAAGACGATCAGGGGCGGGGCATCGCCGTGGACCCCTCGGGCAACGTCTTCATCACCGGCGACACCGCCTCGTCGGACTTCCCCACGCTCGGCGGCTTCGACACCACGCGCGGCGGCACGACCGACGCCTTCCTCACCAAGGTGAGCGCCGGCGGAGCCCTGCTCTGGTCCTCCTACCTCGGCGGGTCCAAAGACGACACGGGCAGCAGCGTCGTCACCGACCCCTTCGGCAACGTGATCGTCGCGGGCAACACGCTGTCGTCGGACTTCCCGACGCTCGCTGCGTTCGACACCACGCGGGGTGGCTCCCAGGACGCCTTCGTAACCAAAGTCACCGGCGCGGGCACCCTGCTCTGGTCCTCCTACCTCGGCGGCTCGAGCGACGACTGGGCGACCGACATCGCGATGGACGGCTCGGGCAACACCTTTGTCGCCGGCTACACGGCGTCGTCGGATTTCCCGGCCGTGGGCGGCTTCGACACCTCGCGGGGCGGCACACAAGACGCCTTCGTGACGAAGATCGCCAACTCGCCCCCGACACTGACCACGATCAGCACCCTGGCCGGCGGCGTGGAGGATGCCGACTTGGCGATCCTCTATGCGACGCTGGCCGCGGCAGCCAACGAGGCCGATGTGGACGGCGATCCGTTGAGCTTCCGCGTCGAGGCCGTGAGCACCGGCACGCTGATGAAGGGCGGCCTGCCCGTCGTGCCCGGCGTCACGCTGCTGTCGGCAGGCGAGAGCCTTGTGTGGCATCCCGACCCGAACGCTAGCGGCACCCTGCCCGCGTTCACGGTGAAGGCGTGGGACGGCAACGCGGCCTCGGCGACCCCCGTGCAGGTACGCGTGGCCGTTGCGCCGGTGGCGGATGTGCCCGGCTTCACCGACTCGCTGCCGAGCGATCCCTCGGCCGTTCTTCTCGGGCAGCTCTTCGCCTTTGATTTCAACTCGACCAATGAGGGAGTGCCGGGACAAGTCTACAGCCTGGTCTCGGGCCCCGCCTGGCTGAGCATCAGCCCGACCACGGGGCTCCTGTCGGGCACGCCGACCCAGCGCACCGACATCGGCTCGACCCTCGTGACCGTGCGCGTGGACGACGGGCTGGGCACCACGGACGACGTCACCTTCCAGTTGGACGTCCAGGGCCAGGTCATCGTGCTCGGCGCCGGGCTGCCCGTGCCCGTGACCAAGACGAGATTCACCGATGCCACGGGCGACCTGGTGGATGTGAGCGTGAAGGGCGCCGGGACGTTCTACCTGGTGCGCGCCGTGGCGCCCGACGGCGGCGCCTACAGCAACGACACCCCGGGCGACCTCGTGTCCATCGAGGCCGACGGCACCGACGCCAAGTCGAGTTTCAGCGTCAAGGTGTCGTCACCCGTCAAAGCGCCGTCGCCCGACCTGCCGGTCGGCGCCATCGTCATCAACGGCTCGCTCGGCACTTTCAGCGGGGCGCAGGTCCGCCCGCTCGGCGATGTGACGGTCGCGGGCGGAGTGTCGAAGCTCACGCTCGGCAACGTGGCGGCTCCGCACGTGATCGCGATCGGCGCCGACCCGCTCATCGCCTCGGCCAGCCTCGTGCTGGGCCGGGTGCAGGACACCACCCTCACCTCGGCCACGCCGCTGAAGTCGTTGAGCGTCATCGAGTGGCTCGACACCGATGCGACGCCCGACGTGATCACCGCGCCCTGGATTTCCAGCCTGGCCGCGAGCGGCAGCAAGGCCGCTGGCGGGCCGGTGGGCGACTTCGAGGCGAGCCTCGCCCTCAGCGGCCTGGGGGCGACGAAGGAGGCGCTGGGCAAGGCGAGCATCGCCGGCTCGGTCGTCGGAGGAGCGTGGAATGTCGCCGGCGCCGTGGGCTCCATCGCAGTGCGCGGAAACCTCACCAACTGCTCGCTCCAGGCCGACTGGCTCAAGTCGCTCAAGGTCACCGGCACGATTGATGAGGACGGCTCGGACGGCGATACCGATGTCTTCCGCGTGCTCAACGGCAGCTTCTCGGCCTCGGACGTGACGTGGAGGGGCATCATCCCGCCCGACCACTGGTTCGGCGGCCTCCGCGCCTACGTCGGTTAGCGCCGGAAATCAGGCTTGTCGCGGCGGGGCCGCGGGGGAGCCTTTCTCCCCAGGAGAGCCTCCCCCGCCTCTTTCGCCTCCTGCTCCTCGCTTCTTCCGCGGCTACGGTCCCATCGGCGGTTCGGTGGCGCGCAGGTGGGCCAGAGCGGCGGCGAAATCGCCGGGCAGCTCAGCGGTGAGTTCCAGGGGCCGGCGGCTGACGGGGTGGGTCAGGCTGAGCTTCCAGGCGTGCAGGGCGAGGCGAGGCATGATCTCCTCCAGCGGATCGGGCGAAAGGCCGCCGCGATAGTGCTTCTCGCCTATCAACGGGTGGCCGATGCTCTCGAAGTGCACGCGAATCTGGTGGCGCCGCCCCGTCTTGGGCACGACGCTCACCAGCGTGTGGGCGGCGAAGCGCTCGCGGACCTCGTAGGCCGAGAGGGCGGGACGCGCCTGCGCCGCATCGGCGGCCACCGACATCAGCCCGTAGCGCCCCGTGTGATAGCCGATGGGAACCGCGATCTGGCCGAAACGGCGCCCGAGGGCGCCGCGCACGAGGGCCAGGTACTCCTTCCTGACCGTGCGCCGCTCAAACTGCTGCGACAGGTGGACGTGCGCCTCGGGCGTCTTGGCCACGACCATGACGCCCGACGTGTCGTAGTCGAGGCGGTGCACGATGCCGGGGTTGCGCGGCCCGGGCGCGTCCCCGTAGATGTGATAGATGAGGCCGCTGGCCAGGGTGTCGTCGGTGAGCCTCTTGCCCGGGTGGCACATGATGCCGGGCGGCTTATTGATGGCCAGGATGTGCGCATCCTCGTAGAGGATGGCCAAGGGCATTTCCCGGGGCGGGATCACGCGCGGGGCCTGCGCCGGGAGCTGGAAGTCCAGCACATCGCCCGGGTTCAGCCGGTAGCTGACGTGCACGGGGCGCCCGTTGACACGCACGCGGCCCGCCTTGATGAGCTTCTGGTACTGCGCGCGCGAGAGCTGCCCGTAGCGCTGGCTCAGGAAGTTGTCGAGGCGGCGGATGGTGAGAGGGCCGCGGACCTCGAGGCGGATGTCGCGCGGGGGCAAGGCGGCGGAGAGAACATCGGCGGAGTCGTCCCCCGCGTCGTGGGGCCTCATGGCCGGCGGGACCTCATTGCGTGGCGGGCGCCTGCGCGGGGCCTTGGAGCCTTCTTCGGACCGCCTCGACCAGGTCGGCGACGGTCTTCACCGAGGCCATGTCGTCGTCCGCCACCTTGATGCCGTAGGCCTCGTCGAGAGCAAACGAGAGCTCCACCGCGGCAAACGAGTCGAGCCCGAGGTCGTGACGCAGGTCGGCCTCGGGGCGCAGCTTCTCGGGAGCAATGTCCAGGGTCGTGGTCAGGATGGATGCGATCTTCTCGTGGACCGGGTCGGGCATCCAGGGGGCTCCTTACGCTGTGAACTGCGAGAAGAGCAGGCACGCGTTCGTGTTGCCGAAGCCGAAGGAGTTCGAAAGCACAATCCGCACGCGCTGCTCGCGCGCCTGGTTGGGCACGTAGTCGAGATCGCACTCGGGGTCGGGGTTCTCGAGGTTGGCGGTCGGGTGGATCACCTGGTCGCGGATCGTGAGGCAGCAGGCCACCGCCTCGATGGCCCCTGCCGCGC contains the following coding sequences:
- a CDS encoding acyl carrier protein, translating into MPDPVHEKIASILTTTLDIAPEKLRPEADLRHDLGLDSFAAVELSFALDEAYGIKVADDDMASVKTVADLVEAVRRRLQGPAQAPATQ
- a CDS encoding RluA family pseudouridine synthase, with the translated sequence MRPHDAGDDSADVLSAALPPRDIRLEVRGPLTIRRLDNFLSQRYGQLSRAQYQKLIKAGRVRVNGRPVHVSYRLNPGDVLDFQLPAQAPRVIPPREMPLAILYEDAHILAINKPPGIMCHPGKRLTDDTLASGLIYHIYGDAPGPRNPGIVHRLDYDTSGVMVVAKTPEAHVHLSQQFERRTVRKEYLALVRGALGRRFGQIAVPIGYHTGRYGLMSVAADAAQARPALSAYEVRERFAAHTLVSVVPKTGRRHQIRVHFESIGHPLIGEKHYRGGLSPDPLEEIMPRLALHAWKLSLTHPVSRRPLELTAELPGDFAAALAHLRATEPPMGP
- a CDS encoding L-serine ammonia-lyase, iron-sulfur-dependent, subunit alpha, with translation MRVEFLEQPLAGAGHPNAVEVELAAADGRTLSARANSVGGGAVEFVRLGGWPVCFTGDAWEVAVEAEPCAASEAVALLGADGALMGEAQCQEFRGLCLVWARRRERLAHEAQERLAATRGVRVVWACEPVFFVPAGEPGFASAAEMAAMSLQQGISLGQTALEYEARLLALPESAVLAEMGRRLDVMLDAVELGLTAPPAMRLLDASAGRVLRAEREGRLAAGGLHARAAARALAAMHVSSGGGVVCAAPTGGSAGVLPAVLATLMAELGVSRERAALALLAAGAIGVVVANRATFAAEVAGCQVEIGAAGAMAAAAVADAVGARADQAADAAAIAFQNTMGSVCDLVQGIVEIPCHTRNAAAAANAFLCADLILGGYENPIPLDETIDAVYASGCMLPAELRCTARGGLAAAPSARALEARGS
- a CDS encoding SBBP repeat-containing protein; its protein translation is MRASRGHLPLTAERRSSRRSLTMEPLEPRVLLSASDTALQLFSASPALFAPNEGQWADEAVRFVHSSGGATVALTDSGPVFQLFSVGGASLPRDGGVNVAQFSVAFEGANLVTPVGKDPSQAVHNYYVGDPATWRTDVPTFETVAYLGLWDGIDLLTWGRRDGLKYEFHVAPGADPGQIRLRYTGIEGLSLDESGALHIATALGEVVDAAPVIYQVIGSQRVEVAGAFQLLDPSTCAFIITGPYDPQAELVIDPAIAWSSYLGGSDLDVGYGIAVDGGGDVFITGTTFSSNFPSGGGFDTSRSGTNDAFVTKVSAAGTLLWSTFLGGSDFEGGYEIAVDAAGDAVITGETYSSNFPTLNAFQDKRKGGFDAFVTKVSGAGTLLWSSYLGGGDDDAGWAIAVDNAGDAFITGRTASSGFPADGGFDDSYNGGTYDAFVTKVSSAGVLLWSSFLGGSNQDEGRRIAVDAAGNALLTGRTLSKNFPTPGGFDTSYGGGASFDAFVTKVSGAGALLWSSFLGGSKDDQGRGIAVDPSGNVFITGDTASSDFPTLGGFDTTRGGTTDAFLTKVSAGGALLWSSYLGGSKDDTGSSVVTDPFGNVIVAGNTLSSDFPTLAAFDTTRGGSQDAFVTKVTGAGTLLWSSYLGGSSDDWATDIAMDGSGNTFVAGYTASSDFPAVGGFDTSRGGTQDAFVTKIANSPPTLTTISTLAGGVEDADLAILYATLAAAANEADVDGDPLSFRVEAVSTGTLMKGGLPVVPGVTLLSAGESLVWHPDPNASGTLPAFTVKAWDGNAASATPVQVRVAVAPVADVPGFTDSLPSDPSAVLLGQLFAFDFNSTNEGVPGQVYSLVSGPAWLSISPTTGLLSGTPTQRTDIGSTLVTVRVDDGLGTTDDVTFQLDVQGQVIVLGAGLPVPVTKTRFTDATGDLVDVSVKGAGTFYLVRAVAPDGGAYSNDTPGDLVSIEADGTDAKSSFSVKVSSPVKAPSPDLPVGAIVINGSLGTFSGAQVRPLGDVTVAGGVSKLTLGNVAAPHVIAIGADPLIASASLVLGRVQDTTLTSATPLKSLSVIEWLDTDATPDVITAPWISSLAASGSKAAGGPVGDFEASLALSGLGATKEALGKASIAGSVVGGAWNVAGAVGSIAVRGNLTNCSLQADWLKSLKVTGTIDEDGSDGDTDVFRVLNGSFSASDVTWRGIIPPDHWFGGLRAYVG